In Bradyrhizobium erythrophlei, a single genomic region encodes these proteins:
- a CDS encoding helix-turn-helix domain-containing protein produces MNKSVAKKMKQRSAGKPDIELGKRIRLRRVEQKISQAELGEQLGVSFQQVQKYEKGVNRVGAARLQQIATALDVPVTFFYDGDSKAREVESLLFLDSAFSLRLLRAYSKIKDQTVQRQLVSLMESIAANED; encoded by the coding sequence ATGAACAAATCTGTAGCGAAAAAGATGAAGCAGCGCAGTGCCGGCAAGCCCGACATCGAGCTGGGCAAGCGAATCCGGTTGCGGCGCGTGGAACAGAAGATTTCGCAGGCTGAGCTTGGCGAACAACTCGGCGTGAGCTTCCAGCAGGTCCAGAAATACGAGAAAGGCGTCAATCGCGTGGGTGCTGCCCGCTTGCAGCAAATCGCAACCGCGCTCGATGTGCCTGTCACTTTCTTCTACGATGGCGACAGCAAGGCGCGGGAAGTGGAAAGCCTGCTGTTTCTCGACAGCGCCTTCAGCCTCCGCTTGCTTCGCGCCTACAGCAAGATCAAGGACCAGACGGTACAGCGCCAGCTCGTCTCCCTGATGGAATCGATTGCGGCCAACGAAGACTGA
- a CDS encoding serine hydrolase domain-containing protein yields MPSPLSLASPEAAGMSKSALERIDRHLRERYIEAGRFPGTQLMVYRRGQLVHNSSMGLADIERKVAVKDDTIYRIYSMTKPVTSIAFMMLVEEGRVALDEPVHKYIPEWKNLGVFQAGIWPAFLTRPPSRPMQIIDLMRHTSGLTYGFQQRGNVDAAYRDLKIGEVEKAGTLQSLVADLAKIPLEFSPGEAWNYSVSTDVIGYLIGLISGKPFETFLQERIFAPLGMKDTGFFVPAEKDRRLAACYSASPQGAMTFHATDRKGGLTLQDDPATSSFLSPPSFISGGGGLCSTSADYLAFCRALLNGGELDGVRLVGPKTLQLMTSNHLPGGKTLPELSRSLFSEATYHGIGFGLGFSVTLDPARTLIPGSAGEYAWGGAATTSFWIDPVEELIAIFMTQVLPSTATPIRRELRTMIYSAINDSNL; encoded by the coding sequence ATGCCGAGCCCGCTTTCCCTCGCCTCGCCCGAAGCCGCCGGCATGTCAAAATCCGCGCTGGAGCGGATCGATCGTCATTTGCGCGAGCGCTACATCGAGGCCGGCCGCTTTCCGGGCACCCAGCTCATGGTCTATCGCCGCGGCCAGCTCGTTCACAATTCGTCGATGGGTCTGGCCGATATCGAGCGCAAGGTCGCCGTCAAGGACGACACGATCTACCGCATCTATTCCATGACCAAGCCGGTCACGAGCATCGCCTTCATGATGCTGGTCGAGGAAGGCCGCGTCGCGCTCGATGAGCCGGTCCATAAATATATTCCGGAATGGAAAAATCTCGGCGTGTTCCAGGCCGGCATATGGCCGGCCTTTCTCACCCGCCCACCGTCCCGGCCGATGCAGATCATCGACCTGATGCGGCACACGTCTGGCCTGACATACGGCTTCCAGCAGCGCGGCAACGTCGATGCGGCCTATCGGGACTTGAAGATCGGCGAGGTCGAGAAAGCCGGCACGCTGCAATCCTTGGTCGCGGATCTCGCCAAGATTCCACTGGAGTTCTCGCCGGGCGAGGCCTGGAATTACTCGGTCTCGACGGACGTCATCGGCTATCTCATCGGACTTATCAGCGGCAAGCCATTCGAAACGTTCTTGCAGGAGCGGATCTTCGCTCCCCTCGGCATGAAGGACACCGGCTTCTTCGTTCCCGCAGAGAAGGACCGCCGCCTGGCGGCGTGTTACTCGGCAAGCCCGCAAGGCGCGATGACCTTTCACGCCACCGACCGCAAGGGCGGCCTCACGCTCCAGGACGACCCGGCGACTTCTTCCTTCCTGTCGCCGCCCTCGTTCATCTCCGGCGGCGGCGGGCTGTGCTCGACCTCGGCCGACTATCTCGCCTTCTGCCGCGCGCTGCTCAATGGCGGCGAGCTCGACGGCGTCCGGCTGGTCGGACCAAAGACGCTTCAGCTGATGACATCAAATCATCTGCCGGGCGGCAAGACGCTGCCGGAACTGTCGCGATCGCTGTTCTCCGAGGCGACGTATCACGGCATCGGCTTCGGCCTCGGCTTCTCGGTGACGCTCGATCCGGCACGAACGCTTATTCCCGGAAGCGCGGGCGAATACGCCTGGGGCGGCGCGGCCACGACCTCGTTCTGGATCGACCCGGTGGAAGAACTGATCGCCATTTTCATGACCCAGGTGCTGCCATCGACCGCGACGCCGATCCGGCGCGAGCTGCGCACGATGATCTATTCGGCGATCAACGACAGTAATCTCTAG
- a CDS encoding FAD-dependent oxidoreductase, whose translation MAADLDANVLVVGAGPVGLTLAIDLAWRGIEVTVVEARAAAEPPEPKCNHVAARTMEIFRRLGLAEQIRNSGLPADYPHDISYRTAFTGEELTRIPIPCRRDRFSRRDGPDCNWPTPEPPHRINQIFLEPILFEHAAADRRIRILNRTSVDDVRIGDDFAEVQLRDLETNAVTIRRCRYLIGCDGARSIVRKAIGAAFEGDAVIQRVQSTYIRSRELMSRQHTAPAWGTGAINPRRSGMVYAIDGRERWLVHNYMRPGEGDFETVDRDACIRTILGVGADFKYEVISKEDWVGRRLIASQFRDANAFIAGDAAHIWVPYAGYGMNAGIADATNLSWMLAAHLNGWAPASILDAYEAERLPITSQVSRFAMSHAEAEIRRRGAVPETIEENSAEGERVRRETGQLTYEINVQQYACAGLNFGSYYDRSPIIAYDGAMPPAYTMGSFTPSTVPGCRTHHLWCADGASLYDRMGPEFTLLRFDPALDVGPLRRAAETRNVPLELLDVTAPDEIVREGALVLSRPDQHVAWRGHRAPADPLSLIDHIRGASKQTAG comes from the coding sequence ATGGCTGCTGATCTCGACGCGAATGTCCTGGTCGTCGGCGCGGGGCCCGTCGGGCTGACGTTGGCCATCGATCTGGCCTGGCGCGGCATCGAGGTGACGGTGGTCGAGGCGCGGGCGGCCGCCGAGCCGCCCGAACCCAAATGCAACCATGTCGCCGCCCGCACCATGGAAATCTTCCGGCGGCTGGGGCTTGCCGAACAGATCCGCAATTCGGGCCTGCCCGCGGATTACCCCCACGACATCAGCTACCGCACCGCGTTCACGGGAGAGGAATTGACGCGAATTCCAATTCCCTGCCGCCGCGACCGCTTTAGCCGCAGGGATGGTCCGGATTGCAACTGGCCGACGCCGGAGCCGCCGCATCGTATCAACCAGATCTTTCTCGAGCCGATCCTGTTCGAGCATGCTGCTGCCGACAGGCGCATCCGCATCCTCAACCGCACCTCGGTCGATGACGTCAGGATCGGCGATGACTTCGCCGAGGTGCAACTGCGCGACCTCGAGACGAATGCTGTGACCATCAGGCGATGCCGCTACCTGATCGGCTGCGACGGCGCGCGGTCGATCGTGCGCAAGGCGATTGGCGCTGCCTTCGAGGGCGATGCGGTGATCCAGCGCGTGCAGTCGACCTACATTCGTAGCCGTGAGCTGATGTCGCGGCAGCACACCGCGCCGGCCTGGGGCACCGGGGCCATCAACCCGCGCCGCTCCGGCATGGTCTACGCGATCGACGGCCGCGAGCGCTGGCTCGTCCACAATTACATGAGACCAGGCGAGGGCGATTTCGAAACGGTAGATCGCGACGCCTGCATCCGCACCATCCTGGGGGTGGGTGCGGATTTCAAATATGAAGTGATCTCGAAAGAAGACTGGGTCGGGCGGCGGCTGATCGCGAGCCAATTCCGCGACGCCAACGCCTTCATCGCCGGCGATGCCGCCCATATCTGGGTGCCCTATGCGGGTTACGGCATGAATGCCGGAATCGCCGATGCGACCAACCTGTCATGGATGCTGGCGGCGCATCTCAATGGCTGGGCGCCGGCTTCCATTCTCGATGCCTATGAGGCCGAACGGCTCCCGATCACAAGTCAGGTATCGCGGTTTGCGATGTCGCATGCCGAGGCCGAGATCCGCCGCCGTGGCGCGGTGCCCGAAACCATCGAAGAGAATAGCGCTGAAGGCGAGCGCGTTCGGCGCGAGACTGGCCAGCTCACCTACGAGATCAACGTTCAGCAATACGCCTGCGCCGGCCTCAACTTCGGCAGCTATTACGATCGCTCGCCGATCATCGCCTATGACGGCGCCATGCCGCCCGCCTACACGATGGGCAGCTTCACGCCCTCGACCGTGCCCGGATGCCGGACACACCATCTCTGGTGCGCGGACGGAGCTTCGCTGTACGACCGGATGGGGCCGGAATTCACGCTGTTGCGCTTCGACCCGGCGCTGGACGTCGGGCCGCTTCGGCGCGCTGCCGAGACCAGAAATGTGCCGCTCGAACTACTCGACGTCACGGCGCCGGATGAAATCGTGCGCGAAGGCGCGCTGGTGTTGTCGCGGCCCGATCAGCATGTCGCCTGGCGCGGCCATCGCGCGCCAGCCGATCCGCTATCGCTGATTGATCACATCCGCGGCGCATCGAAGCAGACCGCCGGGTAG
- a CDS encoding cytochrome c biogenesis CcdA family protein produces the protein MIHDVSIPAALIAGLVSFLSPCVLPLVPPYLVYLTGATIEHVANGEAAASSRRAVMVSAVMFVLGFSTVFVALGASASLIGGFIHAWSAELSLVAGVVIIVMGLHFLGLTRIDLLMREGRMPIPKPVGLWGAYLMGLAFAFGWTPCIGPILAAILSIAASEATVTKGAGLLAVYSAGLGIPFLIAAFMVEQFSSLFARMKRHLARVEQAMGVLLVVTGIAFLTGGVSTVSIWLLETFPSLQSIG, from the coding sequence ATGATCCATGACGTTTCGATCCCCGCCGCGCTGATTGCGGGCCTTGTCAGCTTCCTGTCGCCCTGCGTGCTGCCGCTGGTGCCGCCTTATCTCGTCTACCTCACCGGCGCGACCATCGAACATGTCGCCAATGGCGAAGCCGCAGCGTCGTCCCGCCGCGCGGTGATGGTGTCGGCCGTGATGTTCGTGCTCGGCTTTTCCACGGTGTTCGTGGCGCTCGGCGCCAGCGCCTCCCTGATCGGCGGCTTCATCCATGCCTGGTCGGCGGAATTGTCGCTGGTGGCGGGCGTCGTGATCATCGTTATGGGCTTGCACTTCCTCGGGCTGACGCGGATCGATCTGTTGATGCGGGAAGGCCGGATGCCGATCCCGAAACCCGTCGGGTTGTGGGGCGCCTATCTGATGGGGCTTGCCTTTGCGTTCGGCTGGACACCGTGCATCGGACCGATCCTGGCGGCGATCCTGTCGATTGCGGCCTCTGAGGCGACCGTCACGAAGGGCGCCGGCCTGCTTGCGGTCTATTCCGCAGGCCTTGGCATTCCGTTCCTGATCGCGGCCTTCATGGTCGAGCAATTCTCCTCGCTGTTTGCGCGCATGAAGCGGCATCTGGCGCGCGTCGAACAGGCCATGGGGGTGCTGCTGGTCGTCACCGGCATCGCCTTTCTGACCGGCGGCGTCTCGACGGTCAGCATCTGGCTGCTCGAGACCTTTCCGAGCCTTCAGAGCATTGGCTGA